In Comamonas sp. lk, the following proteins share a genomic window:
- the fliF gene encoding flagellar basal-body MS-ring/collar protein FliF, with protein MSAVAEVPHSAGAPAARPAVMQRWNALDRAQRLRWGALAALVAVGLVAAAVFYRQPDYKLLFSNLSDKDGGAIVAQLSQLNVPYQYSEGGGAIMIPADRVHDVRLKLATQGLPKGSVTGFELMENSKFGITQFQERLNFQRGLEGELTRSILALSAVQSARVHLALPNQNGFFREQQKPSASVLLSLHPGRVLDRTQLAGIVHLVASSVPEMQPEAVSVLDDSGKLLSQSPDGSGGNIDMQQLNYTQQIEQQYVRRILDILEPVVGKNNVKAQVSAEMDFSQTEQTSEQHRPNQAADGGAIRSQQVVENLNDAKPPMPTGVPGAASNQPPPNSTAPINGANPAPQAADGQQGQSRGQGNGKRESITNYEVDKTVRVTRGGSSGAIKRLTAAVVVNAPLVAPAATGTDVATAATAAAATSGLRALSAQQQEQLLSLVKQTVGFSADRGDSVNLVSTPFVDVVAAPVELPLWKDPEMLAMARSLGVPIALALFGALVLLGLVRPLLKGRKGEQSSLRIDAIEGELVERPALPAPAVADPSASKEGARMEHARQLAKQNPIAVANIVKTWINGESA; from the coding sequence ATGTCTGCTGTTGCTGAAGTCCCTCACTCTGCCGGTGCACCTGCCGCCCGCCCTGCCGTCATGCAGCGCTGGAATGCGTTGGACCGTGCTCAGCGCCTGCGATGGGGTGCGCTGGCGGCCCTGGTAGCGGTCGGTCTGGTGGCTGCTGCGGTGTTTTACCGCCAGCCTGATTACAAGCTGCTGTTCTCCAATCTGAGCGACAAGGATGGCGGCGCCATCGTGGCCCAGCTCAGCCAGCTGAACGTGCCCTACCAGTACAGCGAAGGCGGCGGCGCCATCATGATTCCGGCCGACCGGGTACACGATGTGCGCCTGAAGCTGGCCACCCAGGGCCTGCCCAAGGGATCGGTGACAGGCTTTGAACTGATGGAGAACAGCAAGTTCGGCATCACCCAGTTTCAGGAACGGCTGAATTTTCAGCGCGGTCTGGAGGGCGAGCTGACGCGCTCCATTCTGGCCTTGAGCGCCGTGCAAAGCGCACGCGTGCACCTGGCGCTGCCCAATCAGAACGGTTTCTTTCGCGAGCAGCAAAAGCCTTCGGCTTCGGTGCTGCTGAGCCTGCACCCGGGCCGTGTGCTGGACCGCACCCAGTTGGCGGGCATTGTGCATCTGGTGGCATCCAGCGTGCCCGAAATGCAGCCTGAAGCGGTCAGCGTGCTCGATGACTCGGGCAAGCTGCTGTCCCAGTCGCCTGACGGTAGCGGTGGCAACATCGACATGCAGCAGCTCAATTACACGCAGCAGATCGAGCAGCAGTATGTGCGCCGCATTCTGGACATTCTGGAGCCCGTAGTCGGCAAGAACAATGTGAAGGCCCAGGTCTCGGCCGAAATGGACTTCAGCCAGACCGAGCAAACTTCCGAGCAGCATCGCCCCAATCAGGCGGCCGATGGCGGAGCCATTCGCAGCCAGCAGGTGGTTGAGAACCTCAACGATGCCAAGCCGCCCATGCCCACGGGCGTGCCCGGTGCTGCCAGCAACCAACCGCCGCCCAATTCCACGGCCCCCATCAACGGAGCCAACCCTGCGCCGCAGGCCGCCGACGGCCAGCAAGGCCAAAGCCGTGGGCAAGGCAATGGTAAGCGCGAATCCATTACCAACTACGAGGTGGATAAAACCGTGCGTGTCACCCGTGGCGGCAGCTCGGGCGCCATCAAGCGCCTGACGGCAGCCGTCGTGGTCAACGCTCCTCTGGTCGCGCCGGCCGCTACCGGTACCGATGTCGCCACCGCCGCCACTGCGGCAGCCGCGACCAGCGGCCTGCGTGCCTTGAGTGCACAGCAGCAGGAGCAGCTTTTGAGCCTGGTGAAGCAAACCGTGGGCTTCAGTGCAGATCGTGGCGACTCGGTGAATCTGGTCAGCACACCTTTTGTGGATGTTGTGGCCGCCCCCGTGGAGCTGCCGTTGTGGAAAGACCCGGAGATGTTGGCCATGGCCCGAAGCCTGGGTGTGCCGATTGCACTGGCCTTGTTTGGCGCACTGGTGCTGCTGGGTCTGGTGCGTCCGTTGCTCAAGGGGCGAAAGGGCGAACAGTCTAGTTTGCGAATTGATGCGATTGAAGGCGAGTTGGTGGAGCGCCCCGCCCTGCCTGCTCCTGCGGTGGCGGATCCGTCAGCGAGCAAGGAGGGTGCCCGCATGGAGCATGCACGCCAGTTGGCCAAGCAAAACCCGATTGCGGTGGCCAATATCGTCAAGACCTGGATCAACGGCGAGAGCGCCTGA
- the fliG gene encoding flagellar motor switch protein FliG translates to MDDRGLNDAAILLVSLGEEEAAEVFKHLSPKEVQKLGETIARMRGVTREKVDFVIERFANDAAAQSLLVDDASDYVRSVLKRALGDDKAALLIDRILQGGDISGIESLKWMDPLSVAELLRGEHPQIVAAILVHLEYEQAAAVLMQLPERFRSEVMLRVATLEGIQPAALKDLNEVLFQVLAGGDKVRKTSLGGVKTAAEMLNQLGGNSDVAVLDSIRNYDPELAQKIMDRMFVFDDLVKLDDRSIQMVLREVVMETLIVALKGGSMEVRDKVLANMSMRASESLREDLESRGPMRLSEVEAQQKEILKIVRRLVEEGQVTLGAGPEDSYV, encoded by the coding sequence ATGGATGACCGAGGCCTGAACGACGCTGCCATTTTGTTGGTCTCCCTCGGCGAGGAAGAGGCGGCCGAGGTATTCAAGCACCTGAGCCCCAAGGAAGTGCAAAAGCTGGGCGAGACCATTGCCCGCATGCGCGGCGTGACGCGTGAAAAAGTCGACTTCGTGATCGAGCGCTTTGCCAACGATGCCGCTGCACAAAGCCTGTTGGTGGACGATGCCAGCGACTATGTGCGCTCTGTGCTCAAGCGCGCTCTGGGCGATGACAAGGCCGCGCTGTTGATTGACCGCATCTTGCAGGGCGGCGACATCTCGGGCATTGAAAGCCTCAAATGGATGGATCCGTTGTCGGTGGCCGAGCTGCTGCGCGGCGAGCATCCGCAGATCGTGGCTGCCATTCTGGTGCACCTGGAGTACGAGCAGGCAGCTGCCGTGCTCATGCAGCTGCCCGAGCGTTTTCGCAGCGAAGTCATGCTGCGCGTAGCCACGCTGGAAGGTATTCAGCCCGCAGCGCTCAAGGACCTCAATGAAGTGCTGTTCCAGGTGCTGGCCGGTGGCGACAAGGTGCGTAAGACCTCGCTGGGCGGAGTGAAGACGGCGGCCGAAATGCTCAACCAGCTGGGCGGCAATTCGGATGTGGCTGTGCTGGATTCGATTCGCAACTACGACCCCGAGCTGGCCCAGAAGATCATGGACCGCATGTTTGTCTTCGATGACCTGGTCAAGCTTGACGACCGCTCGATACAGATGGTGCTGCGTGAGGTGGTGATGGAGACGCTGATCGTGGCGCTCAAGGGCGGCTCCATGGAAGTGCGCGACAAGGTTCTGGCCAATATGTCCATGCGTGCTTCCGAGTCGCTGCGCGAGGATCTGGAGTCGCGCGGCCCCATGCGCTTGTCCGAAGTCGAAGCCCAGCAAAAGGAAATTCTCAAGATTGTGCGCCGACTGGTCGAAGAAGGCCAGGTCACCCTAGGCGCCGGCCCGGAAGACAGCTATGTCTAA
- a CDS encoding FliH/SctL family protein, with translation MSNPVNRSHSRFIPQEEIDDKAVMPWRFDAVDAHAGALAPVTPAQFQSFSAAAFMPAKQLSADVVEMPEPQALVPAEPALAQEQLQQMLEQARAEGLAQGLAQGKAQTTQEWQRRLDDYVAGVGRDNVQRVDAVLQGLDAGFKQMQTGVASELLELACEIARQVVRQELRSQPLALLPVVREALDMLAAESRLATVRLNPADFAVLDEALRAEHGEHSKIQWLSDAAVAAGDVKVESGGAEIDAGLDKRWRRAVAALGLVSTWYDGAP, from the coding sequence ATGTCTAATCCTGTGAACCGCAGCCATTCGCGCTTTATCCCGCAGGAAGAAATTGACGACAAGGCCGTGATGCCGTGGCGCTTTGATGCGGTCGATGCCCATGCCGGCGCCTTGGCACCCGTCACGCCTGCGCAGTTTCAGAGCTTTAGCGCGGCGGCCTTCATGCCGGCAAAGCAGCTGTCTGCCGATGTGGTGGAGATGCCGGAGCCCCAAGCGCTTGTGCCAGCCGAGCCGGCCTTGGCGCAGGAGCAGTTGCAGCAGATGCTGGAGCAGGCACGTGCCGAAGGTCTGGCGCAGGGGCTGGCCCAGGGTAAGGCGCAGACCACGCAGGAATGGCAGCGCCGCCTGGATGACTATGTGGCCGGTGTGGGCCGCGACAATGTTCAGCGCGTGGATGCCGTGCTACAGGGTCTGGATGCTGGCTTCAAACAAATGCAGACTGGCGTGGCCAGCGAACTGCTGGAGCTGGCTTGTGAAATTGCGCGCCAAGTGGTGCGCCAGGAGCTTCGCAGTCAGCCCCTGGCCTTGCTGCCCGTGGTGCGTGAGGCGCTGGACATGCTGGCCGCCGAAAGCCGTCTGGCCACGGTGCGCTTGAATCCGGCAGACTTTGCCGTGCTGGACGAGGCCCTGCGCGCCGAACATGGCGAGCACAGCAAGATTCAATGGCTCAGCGATGCCGCAGTGGCGGCCGGTGATGTGAAAGTGGAATCCGGCGGCGCTGAAATCGATGCCGGTCTGGACAAGCGCTGGCGCCGTGCCGTGGCGGCTCTGGGTCTGGTCTCCACCTGGTATGACGGAGCGCCGTGA
- the fliI gene encoding flagellar protein export ATPase FliI, whose amino-acid sequence MANAQARYAQPVALECQGRLTRLTGLVLEASGLRVPVGAQCHIRQPGQEPVLAEVVGFSGERAYLMPAGDIQGLSSGAMVTPVVPSVPPPLFGAGHEAKISRSVGVLRLPMGDGLLGRVVDSQGTPLDHGGALGDVLAQELDRSPINAMERDPVREPLDTGVKALNALLTVGRGQRLGLFAGSGVGKSVLLGMMARYTQADVIVVGLIGERGREVKEFVEDILGAQDRSRAVVVAAPADAPPLLRMQGASYATAIAEHFRDKGKHVLLLMDSLTRYAMAQREIALAIGEPPATKGYPPSCFAKLPALVERSGNGLNGVGSITAFYTVLSEGDDQQDPIADAARAILDGHVVLSRALAETGHYPAIDIEQSASRVMHNVVTREHFELARRFRAVYSRYQKGRDLVQVGAYLAGSDPQMDESIRLQPAMTAFLQQSMFESSDMEHSVAGMAQAVQAA is encoded by the coding sequence ATGGCCAATGCCCAGGCGCGCTATGCGCAGCCCGTGGCGCTGGAGTGTCAGGGCCGTCTGACCCGCCTCACCGGTCTGGTGCTGGAAGCCAGCGGCCTGCGCGTGCCCGTGGGCGCGCAATGTCATATCCGCCAGCCCGGGCAGGAGCCGGTGCTGGCCGAAGTCGTGGGCTTTTCCGGCGAGCGGGCCTACCTCATGCCGGCCGGCGATATTCAAGGCCTGTCCAGCGGAGCCATGGTCACGCCGGTCGTGCCTTCGGTGCCGCCGCCGCTATTTGGCGCAGGGCATGAAGCAAAGATCTCCCGCTCCGTCGGCGTGCTGCGCCTGCCCATGGGCGACGGCCTGCTGGGCCGCGTGGTGGATTCGCAAGGCACGCCGCTGGATCATGGCGGTGCCTTGGGCGATGTGCTGGCGCAGGAGCTGGACCGCAGCCCCATCAATGCCATGGAGCGCGACCCCGTGCGCGAGCCGCTGGATACCGGCGTCAAGGCCTTGAACGCCTTGCTCACCGTGGGCCGGGGTCAGCGTCTGGGCCTGTTTGCCGGCTCGGGCGTGGGCAAATCCGTGCTGCTGGGCATGATGGCCCGCTACACCCAGGCCGATGTGATCGTGGTGGGCCTGATTGGCGAGCGTGGCCGCGAGGTCAAGGAGTTTGTCGAAGACATTTTGGGCGCCCAGGATCGCAGCCGCGCCGTGGTGGTGGCTGCGCCGGCCGACGCCCCCCCGCTGCTGCGCATGCAGGGCGCCAGCTACGCCACCGCCATTGCCGAGCATTTTCGGGACAAGGGTAAGCATGTGCTGCTGCTCATGGATTCGCTGACCCGCTACGCCATGGCCCAGCGCGAGATTGCCCTGGCCATTGGCGAGCCGCCGGCCACCAAGGGCTATCCGCCATCGTGCTTTGCCAAGCTGCCCGCCCTGGTGGAGCGCAGCGGCAATGGTTTGAACGGCGTGGGCTCGATCACGGCTTTCTACACCGTGCTGTCCGAAGGCGATGACCAGCAGGACCCGATTGCCGATGCCGCCCGTGCCATCTTGGACGGCCACGTGGTGCTGTCGCGGGCGCTGGCCGAAACCGGACATTACCCCGCCATTGATATCGAGCAGTCGGCCTCGCGTGTCATGCACAACGTGGTCACGCGTGAGCATTTCGAGCTGGCGCGCCGCTTTCGTGCCGTGTATTCGCGCTACCAGAAAGGTCGCGATCTGGTGCAGGTGGGTGCTTATCTGGCGGGTTCCGACCCGCAGATGGACGAGTCCATTCGCCTGCAGCCGGCCATGACGGCTTTTCTGCAGCAAAGCATGTTTGAAAGCTCCGATATGGAGCACAGCGTGGCGGGCATGGCCCAGGCCGTGCAGGCCGCGTAA
- the fliJ gene encoding flagellar export protein FliJ, with protein sequence MSSVNALMVAIDAAVRKRDAARTGLQERQSAQQAAQAQMDQLQAYMQEMQTRWGAQDGLAVQPEVMHHHYQFMDRLQHAISLQTSVLVDVRIRLEAAQQALLAAELRVSSLNKVVDVRKRDMALVQMRREQKETDERAALQFFRRSLGLQMQEAAP encoded by the coding sequence ATGTCATCCGTGAACGCTTTGATGGTGGCCATTGATGCCGCCGTGCGCAAACGCGACGCCGCCCGCACGGGTTTGCAGGAGCGTCAGAGCGCACAGCAGGCGGCACAGGCCCAGATGGACCAGTTGCAAGCCTATATGCAGGAAATGCAGACCCGCTGGGGCGCGCAGGACGGCCTGGCCGTGCAGCCAGAGGTCATGCATCACCACTACCAGTTCATGGACAGACTGCAACACGCCATCAGTCTGCAGACTTCGGTGCTGGTCGATGTGCGGATTCGACTCGAAGCCGCGCAGCAGGCCTTGCTGGCTGCCGAGCTGCGGGTCAGCAGTCTCAACAAGGTGGTGGACGTGCGCAAGCGCGACATGGCCCTGGTCCAGATGCGTCGTGAGCAAAAAGAGACCGATGAGCGCGCCGCCTTGCAGTTCTTCCGGCGCAGCCTGGGTTTGCAGATGCAGGAGGCGGCACCATGA
- a CDS encoding flagellar hook-length control protein FliK, whose amino-acid sequence MSDTRIEHRLAQQTMATSRSAGASTEQGVASGFSSVLAAQGAGAAGFSLAPAEPSGVSLGLAANLAPLKSVAADEDLAPVPSAEALMLAGQVHAPWMSLVGQTAAQDSQADTDLRQGVATDFLSGRGHAGLLAQRQSLASQVGGANATAHAAFLAVDSKQNLPQAQYLNAQAAINVDASTADLADAAADASGSKNQAVLAADALQSAVQQTTEVRHTAQHGGSLGLQGMTAVQPQELTGLKESLLAAMQRGKGAEDLADSAGNRPAAQGGHDALATAVAAGALQAGMQAGTQAGGQNASAFAQTADGQAAPAEREQEISEQVAFWAHQKNHHAALSIQHEGKPIQVQVQLNGQEAHVRFAADDEQARQLLADGQSQLRELLQAQGLQLAGVSVGSGKADSQGNSQRDQRDEGRSSARQARVQLTADVGGTSVAASPKSAGVDVFV is encoded by the coding sequence ATGAGCGATACCCGTATTGAGCATCGGCTGGCCCAGCAGACCATGGCGACTTCCCGCAGCGCGGGCGCGAGCACAGAGCAAGGTGTGGCAAGCGGCTTTTCCTCGGTGCTGGCGGCTCAGGGCGCCGGGGCTGCCGGCTTTTCTCTGGCACCGGCCGAGCCAAGCGGTGTCAGCCTTGGCTTGGCTGCCAACCTTGCGCCACTCAAGTCCGTCGCGGCCGACGAGGACTTGGCGCCTGTGCCGTCTGCCGAGGCGCTGATGCTGGCCGGCCAGGTGCATGCGCCCTGGATGAGTCTGGTGGGGCAGACAGCCGCGCAGGATAGCCAGGCCGATACCGATTTGCGCCAAGGCGTGGCCACGGACTTTCTTTCGGGTCGGGGTCATGCGGGCCTGTTGGCCCAGCGGCAAAGCCTGGCGTCGCAGGTGGGCGGAGCCAATGCCACAGCCCATGCGGCATTTTTGGCAGTGGATTCAAAGCAAAATCTGCCTCAAGCCCAATATCTGAATGCGCAAGCGGCTATCAATGTTGATGCGTCTACGGCCGATCTGGCGGATGCAGCGGCCGATGCGTCCGGGAGCAAAAATCAGGCGGTACTGGCCGCGGATGCTTTACAAAGTGCTGTGCAGCAGACGACCGAGGTCCGCCATACAGCGCAGCACGGCGGCAGCCTGGGCTTGCAAGGTATGACGGCGGTGCAGCCGCAGGAGCTGACAGGACTCAAGGAAAGCTTGCTGGCGGCCATGCAGCGCGGCAAGGGGGCTGAAGATCTGGCGGACAGCGCTGGCAACCGGCCAGCAGCGCAAGGCGGTCACGATGCGCTGGCCACCGCTGTGGCTGCGGGGGCGTTACAGGCCGGCATGCAGGCGGGAACCCAAGCCGGCGGGCAGAATGCTTCGGCTTTCGCCCAGACGGCAGACGGCCAGGCCGCGCCGGCGGAGCGCGAGCAAGAAATCTCCGAACAGGTGGCTTTCTGGGCGCATCAGAAAAATCACCATGCGGCCCTGTCCATACAGCACGAAGGCAAGCCGATTCAGGTGCAGGTGCAACTGAACGGCCAGGAGGCCCATGTGCGCTTTGCTGCGGATGACGAGCAGGCGCGCCAGCTCCTGGCCGACGGTCAGTCTCAGCTGCGCGAGTTGTTGCAGGCCCAGGGCTTGCAGCTAGCCGGGGTCAGCGTGGGCAGCGGCAAGGCCGATTCCCAGGGCAATAGTCAGCGTGACCAACGTGACGAGGGGCGCAGCAGCGCCAGGCAGGCGCGTGTGCAGCTGACGGCCGATGTGGGCGGCACCTCCGTGGCAGCCAGCCCCAAAAGCGCGGGTGTGGATGTGTTTGTCTAA